In the genome of Photobacterium sp. TY1-4, one region contains:
- a CDS encoding iron-containing alcohol dehydrogenase has protein sequence MFQFMTSTRIIFGEGALTNSLSSLNQFGYSVLLVTGKDGERAEPVLNYLKQQSMRYQQVAVHGEPLIAMIEEMAAMGRKFRPDMVLAIGGGSVLDAGKALAALIPNQGSVYDYVEVVGRSVPLQAKPLPFIAVPTTAGTGSEVSKNAVLRSAQEQVKVSLRGPEMLADLAIVDPTLTYGMDPIMSGYCGMDAFSHLMEAYVCGDPNPLTDMVCEEGLRRLSGSLLAACEDDDPRARADMSFAAMLGGMALANGKLGAAHGLASALGGRLEAPHGLITAQLVPFVMQENVSAAREAGRTDVLDRYRQLACILTGRINAEIIDGILWARRTLKRLGLPALSSYGLCDMMFDEVAENALRSNAIKGNPLPLNKRRLLSILDQVCDGCCCDRSAL, from the coding sequence ATGTTCCAGTTTATGACGTCGACGCGCATTATCTTTGGGGAAGGTGCGTTGACGAATTCATTGTCATCGCTGAATCAGTTTGGCTACAGCGTGCTGCTGGTCACCGGGAAAGACGGTGAGCGGGCCGAGCCGGTGCTGAATTACCTGAAACAACAGAGCATGCGCTATCAACAGGTGGCGGTCCATGGTGAGCCGTTGATTGCCATGATTGAAGAGATGGCGGCGATGGGGCGAAAGTTCCGTCCGGATATGGTGCTGGCCATTGGCGGCGGCAGTGTACTTGATGCCGGCAAGGCGCTGGCGGCGCTGATCCCGAATCAGGGCAGTGTTTATGACTACGTGGAAGTGGTCGGCCGCAGTGTGCCGTTGCAGGCTAAACCGCTGCCGTTTATTGCGGTGCCGACGACCGCCGGGACCGGATCGGAGGTGAGTAAAAATGCGGTGCTGCGCTCGGCTCAGGAGCAGGTGAAGGTCAGCTTGCGGGGGCCGGAGATGCTGGCCGATCTGGCGATCGTCGATCCGACCCTGACGTACGGCATGGATCCGATCATGTCGGGCTATTGCGGGATGGATGCGTTCAGCCATCTGATGGAAGCCTATGTCTGCGGCGATCCGAATCCGCTCACCGATATGGTGTGTGAGGAAGGCTTACGTCGGCTGTCGGGATCCCTGCTCGCCGCCTGTGAAGATGATGATCCCCGGGCACGGGCAGATATGTCGTTTGCGGCCATGCTGGGCGGGATGGCGCTCGCCAATGGCAAGTTGGGGGCTGCGCACGGTCTGGCCTCGGCGCTGGGCGGGCGGCTTGAGGCACCTCATGGCCTGATCACCGCGCAACTGGTTCCTTTTGTGATGCAGGAGAACGTGTCGGCGGCCCGGGAGGCCGGTCGGACCGATGTGCTGGATCGCTACCGGCAGTTGGCCTGCATCCTGACCGGGCGGATCAATGCCGAAATCATCGACGGCATCCTGTGGGCCCGCCGGACCCTGAAGCGGCTGGGGCTACCGGCGCTCTCCTCGTACGGGCTGTGCGATATGATGTTTGACGAGGTGGCAGAAAATGCCCTGCGCTCGAATGCAATTAAGGGCAACCCGCTGCCGTTAAACAAACGGCGCCTGTTAAGCATCCTGGATCAGGTTTGTGACGGGTGTTGCTGCGATCGGTCGGCTTTGTGA
- a CDS encoding acetate uptake transporter, which yields MSTKLANPAPLGLMGFGMTTILLNIHNAGFFPIDSMILAMGIFYGGLSQVLVGMMCFKRGDTFGTTAFTSYGLFWLTLVGLIVMPYMGLPASPAGFMGWYLTLWGIFTGFMFIGSLCYPRAKQFVFGSLTVLFFLLAARDFTGSELIGTIAGFEGIICGASAIYFAMAQVLNNEFGRTILPVGELKKESVVLKAAA from the coding sequence ATGTCTACAAAATTAGCGAACCCGGCGCCGCTTGGCCTGATGGGTTTTGGGATGACAACCATTCTTCTGAATATCCACAATGCGGGTTTCTTTCCGATTGACTCGATGATCCTGGCGATGGGGATTTTCTATGGCGGTCTGAGCCAAGTGTTGGTCGGCATGATGTGCTTTAAGCGTGGTGACACGTTCGGTACGACCGCCTTTACATCTTACGGCCTGTTCTGGCTGACGCTGGTCGGTCTGATTGTGATGCCTTACATGGGCCTGCCAGCCAGCCCGGCTGGCTTCATGGGTTGGTACCTGACGCTGTGGGGCATTTTCACCGGCTTCATGTTTATCGGCTCACTATGCTATCCACGTGCCAAGCAGTTTGTTTTCGGTTCGCTGACGGTGCTGTTCTTCCTGCTGGCGGCGCGTGATTTCACGGGTAGCGAGCTGATCGGGACCATCGCCGGGTTTGAAGGCATCATCTGTGGCGCCAGCGCAATCTACTTTGCAATGGCCCAGGTGCTGAACAACGAATTCGGCCGCACCATCCTGCCGGTTGGTGAACTGAAAAAAGAATCCGTGGTGCTGAAAGCTGCGGCTTAA
- a CDS encoding response regulator has protein sequence MRILIVEDDPILSHHLKSQLSELGHQVQCAGTAEEGLFFAQNYPNDVAIVDIGLPDRDGISLIKDIRQEGLRLPILILTARSNWQDKVTGLEAGADDYLVKPFQKEEMVARLSALVRRSAGFVKPEMTAGDIRVDLLAKQVFIAETPLELTAFEYDLLEYLMRHSRQVVSKQRLLDVLYEDQEGDPNTIEVMISRLRKKFTSHGQENPISTIRGQGYIFELQAQ, from the coding sequence ATGCGTATCCTTATCGTCGAAGATGACCCAATTCTCAGCCACCATCTGAAATCTCAGCTCAGTGAGCTGGGCCACCAAGTCCAATGTGCGGGCACGGCTGAAGAAGGCCTGTTTTTTGCCCAGAACTATCCCAACGATGTCGCGATTGTCGATATCGGCCTGCCCGATCGCGACGGGATCAGCCTGATCAAAGATATCCGCCAGGAAGGGCTGCGCCTGCCGATTTTAATCCTGACCGCCCGCTCGAACTGGCAGGATAAAGTCACCGGACTGGAAGCCGGTGCCGATGACTACCTGGTCAAACCGTTCCAGAAAGAGGAGATGGTCGCCCGCCTGAGCGCACTGGTTCGCCGCAGCGCCGGGTTTGTGAAACCGGAAATGACCGCCGGGGATATCCGGGTGGATCTGCTGGCCAAGCAGGTGTTTATTGCCGAGACCCCACTGGAGCTGACGGCATTTGAATACGACCTGCTGGAATACCTGATGCGGCACAGCCGCCAGGTGGTCTCCAAGCAGCGCCTATTGGATGTGCTGTATGAAGATCAGGAAGGCGATCCGAATACCATTGAGGTGATGATTAGCCGCCTGCGCAAGAAATTCACCAGCCATGGCCAGGAGAACCCAATCTCGACCATCCGTGGTCAGGGCTATATCTTTGAGCTGCAAGCGCAATGA
- a CDS encoding CoA pyrophosphatase, translating to MNDQQQLLTRFLLAPQANYDPSHTARIRQHLARRQALKQAAVLIPLVPRGNSFHVVFTRRANHLKHHPGQVSFPGGRQEPQDVDLIETALRETAEETGILCSREHILGQLPALPTISGYLVTPYLSVISPNYRPELDPNEVDALFEVPIRHLLNPMNMHTEHVRINGVNHNIYAIPYEEYSIWGATAQMVKLLSSQLWY from the coding sequence ATGAACGATCAGCAACAACTGTTAACCCGCTTCCTGCTTGCCCCTCAGGCAAACTATGATCCGAGCCATACGGCCCGGATCCGTCAGCATCTTGCCCGTCGCCAGGCGTTGAAGCAGGCGGCTGTGCTGATCCCGCTGGTACCGCGCGGCAATAGTTTTCATGTCGTGTTTACCCGCCGCGCGAACCATCTCAAACACCATCCTGGCCAGGTATCGTTCCCTGGCGGGCGCCAAGAACCTCAAGATGTTGATTTAATTGAAACCGCCCTTCGGGAGACGGCGGAAGAGACTGGCATTTTATGCAGCAGAGAGCACATTCTGGGGCAACTGCCGGCCCTGCCGACCATCAGTGGCTACCTGGTCACGCCTTACCTATCGGTGATCTCTCCCAACTACCGGCCAGAGCTGGACCCGAATGAGGTGGATGCATTGTTTGAAGTGCCCATCCGCCACCTATTAAACCCAATGAATATGCATACAGAGCACGTTCGTATCAATGGCGTGAATCACAATATTTATGCAATTCCCTACGAAGAATATTCAATCTGGGGGGCGACTGCACAGATGGTCAAACTCCTCTCATCCCAGCTATGGTATTAG
- a CDS encoding aromatic amino acid transport family protein, which yields MNTTSNSAVSSTAKASWTYKDFTWALSLFGTAVGAGVLFLPIKAGAGGFWPLVILALIALPMTWFAHKSLARFVLSAKNPEADITDTVEEHFGKTGANIITFAYFFAIYPIVLIYGVGITNTVDSFMVNQMGMESVPRWLLSGGLILAMTAGVVFGKELMLKATSMMVYPLVFILIALSIYLVPEWNTSMMEVAPDWSGMPSVIWLAIPIIVFSFNHSPIISQFSKEQRRVYGDNAVKKTDMITGGAAMMLMGFVMFFVFSVVLSLSPAQLADAKSQNISVLSYLANIHESPMISLMGPLVAFAAITSSYFGHFLGAHEGLVGLMKSRSGMPVSKIEKISLAFIVITTWIVAVINPSILGMIETMGAPMIAAILFLMPVFAMYKVPAMAKYKTAAPARIFTALCGIAAISSVIYGAL from the coding sequence ATGAATACCACGTCAAACTCAGCAGTATCCTCTACTGCCAAAGCAAGTTGGACATACAAAGATTTCACCTGGGCCCTGTCGCTGTTTGGTACAGCGGTCGGTGCCGGTGTCCTGTTTCTGCCGATTAAAGCCGGTGCCGGCGGTTTCTGGCCTCTGGTCATCCTGGCGCTGATTGCCCTGCCAATGACTTGGTTTGCGCACAAGAGCCTGGCTCGTTTCGTTCTTTCCGCCAAAAATCCTGAAGCTGATATTACTGATACTGTTGAAGAGCACTTCGGTAAAACTGGCGCGAACATCATCACTTTCGCTTACTTTTTCGCCATTTACCCTATCGTGCTGATCTACGGTGTCGGGATCACCAACACCGTTGACTCGTTCATGGTCAACCAAATGGGGATGGAATCTGTGCCACGCTGGCTGCTGTCCGGCGGCCTGATCCTGGCCATGACCGCAGGTGTTGTATTCGGCAAAGAACTGATGCTGAAAGCAACGTCCATGATGGTTTACCCACTGGTGTTCATCCTGATCGCACTATCTATTTACCTGGTTCCTGAGTGGAACACATCCATGATGGAAGTGGCCCCGGACTGGAGCGGTATGCCATCTGTCATTTGGCTGGCGATTCCAATCATCGTGTTCTCATTCAACCACAGCCCGATCATCAGCCAGTTCTCCAAAGAACAGCGCCGTGTATACGGTGACAACGCGGTGAAGAAAACAGACATGATCACCGGCGGCGCCGCGATGATGCTGATGGGCTTCGTGATGTTCTTCGTGTTCTCTGTGGTCCTGTCTCTGTCTCCGGCTCAGCTGGCTGACGCGAAATCTCAGAACATCTCTGTCCTGTCTTACCTGGCGAACATCCATGAGTCACCAATGATCTCACTGATGGGTCCACTGGTTGCCTTTGCAGCGATCACCTCAAGCTACTTCGGTCACTTCCTGGGTGCGCACGAAGGTCTGGTCGGTCTGATGAAGTCCCGTTCAGGTATGCCGGTCAGCAAAATCGAGAAAATCTCTCTGGCGTTCATCGTGATCACCACTTGGATCGTTGCGGTTATCAACCCAAGCATCCTGGGGATGATTGAAACCATGGGCGCACCAATGATTGCCGCGATTCTGTTCCTGATGCCGGTTTTCGCCATGTACAAAGTACCCGCGATGGCTAAATACAAAACAGCAGCGCCTGCACGAATTTTCACAGCTCTGTGTGGTATTGCGGCCATTAGTTCTGTAATCTACGGTGCGCTTTAA
- a CDS encoding ATP-binding protein, giving the protein MKGLLQPRLRRRVLGTSVAIIVLITSALAGVINQLYSQSYMAAYSSELVAQMPMVVAQLNRAGLIKDVDKWIDSIDPSDTDYMSVVCDTRDHTIWLSDEAKEANLGNICQELPDNIPVPTLIETLDGESYIAYNMSRDREGGKTYQLVVLRTGDQYQSSLEKLHKRTTFYLGLFVLIAIAFLVAAFHWSFQPLRKLATQLDQMTDAKRDKLDDDYPMELQDVTLALNRLIQISNVQKGRYRHAMDDLAHSLKTRLAAAHALLDDQNICRPDLNQRIMEQISQMDELVQYQLKRAMMGQQGLQKDQTELKPAVDSFRNLLSKVYSDKQVTLVYGFSPQLKLPLNRSDLMELLGNLLENAYRFCISEVQINVICHPDAFEIRIEDDGPGVCEAMREAIFQRGVRADQLNPGQGIGLSVCHEIVESYQGTIHVETAGIEGAAFVIRIPTK; this is encoded by the coding sequence ATGAAGGGACTGCTCCAACCCCGCCTGCGCCGACGGGTGCTCGGCACCTCGGTCGCCATTATCGTGCTGATCACTTCGGCCCTGGCCGGGGTGATCAACCAGCTCTATAGCCAAAGCTACATGGCCGCCTACTCCTCCGAGCTGGTGGCGCAGATGCCGATGGTCGTTGCCCAGTTGAACCGGGCCGGGCTGATCAAGGATGTCGACAAGTGGATTGACTCCATCGATCCGTCGGATACCGACTACATGTCCGTCGTCTGTGATACCCGTGACCATACCATCTGGCTTTCCGATGAAGCCAAGGAAGCCAACCTCGGCAATATCTGCCAGGAGCTGCCGGACAATATTCCGGTCCCGACCCTGATCGAGACGCTCGATGGCGAAAGCTACATCGCCTATAACATGAGCCGGGATCGGGAAGGTGGCAAAACCTACCAACTGGTGGTGCTGCGCACCGGAGATCAATACCAGTCTTCCCTGGAGAAGCTACACAAACGCACTACGTTCTACCTCGGCTTATTCGTGCTGATTGCAATTGCATTTCTGGTAGCCGCATTTCACTGGAGCTTCCAGCCGCTGCGCAAGCTGGCAACCCAGCTGGATCAGATGACCGATGCCAAGCGCGACAAGCTCGATGATGATTATCCGATGGAATTGCAGGATGTCACACTGGCCCTCAACCGGCTGATCCAGATCAGCAATGTTCAAAAAGGCCGCTACCGCCACGCGATGGACGACCTGGCCCACAGCCTGAAAACCCGGCTGGCAGCAGCGCATGCCCTACTGGACGATCAGAATATCTGCCGCCCGGATCTGAACCAGCGGATCATGGAGCAAATCAGCCAGATGGATGAACTGGTCCAGTACCAGCTCAAGCGCGCGATGATGGGCCAGCAGGGGCTGCAAAAAGATCAGACCGAGCTGAAACCAGCCGTCGACAGCTTCCGTAACCTGCTCAGCAAGGTCTACAGCGACAAGCAAGTCACCCTGGTGTACGGTTTTTCGCCTCAGCTCAAGCTACCGCTGAACCGGAGTGACCTGATGGAGCTGCTCGGCAACCTGCTGGAAAATGCCTACCGCTTCTGTATCAGCGAAGTCCAGATCAATGTCATCTGCCACCCGGACGCGTTCGAAATCCGGATCGAAGATGACGGTCCGGGTGTTTGTGAAGCGATGCGCGAAGCCATCTTCCAACGTGGGGTACGGGCCGATCAGCTCAATCCCGGCCAGGGGATCGGGCTCTCCGTTTGTCACGAGATTGTCGAGAGCTACCAGGGCACCATTCACGTCGAAACCGCCGGAATTGAAGGCGCGGCCTTCGTGATCCGGATCCCGACCAAATAA
- a CDS encoding L-serine ammonia-lyase, with product MISVFDIFKIGVGPSSSHTVGPMKAGKEFIDDLRTMGKLSDLTKITVDVYGSLSLTGKGHHTDIAIIMGLAGNSPESVDIDSIPGFIARVEETERLPLDNDSHTVAFPRDGGMNFHTTNLPLHENGMTIHAWCGDDEVYTKTYYSIGGGFIVDEENFGKEAESTVQVPYAFTTAEELVNQCKESGLSISSLTMANQRAMNTEQEIRDYFAGIWKTMTECMERGMNEEGILPGPLRVPRRAAALRQQLITTEKLTNDPMTVVDWVNMYAFAVNEENAAGGRVVTAPTNGACGIIPAVLAYYDKFIQPVGEKEYTRYFAASGAIGGLYKRNASISGAEVGCQGEVGVACSMAAAGLAELMGGSPEQVCMAAEIAMEHNLGLTCDPVAGQVQVPCIERNGIAAVKSINASRMALRRSSDPRVSLDKVIETMLETGKDMNAKYRETSQGGLAIKVIC from the coding sequence ATGATCAGTGTTTTTGATATCTTCAAAATTGGTGTGGGCCCTTCCAGTTCGCACACGGTTGGCCCAATGAAAGCAGGTAAAGAGTTCATCGACGACCTGCGTACCATGGGCAAATTAAGTGATCTCACCAAGATTACCGTTGACGTATACGGCTCGCTTTCCCTGACCGGTAAAGGCCACCATACAGATATCGCAATTATCATGGGCCTGGCAGGCAACAGTCCTGAAAGCGTAGACATCGACAGCATTCCGGGTTTCATTGCCCGTGTCGAAGAGACTGAGCGTCTGCCACTGGACAATGACAGCCATACAGTTGCGTTCCCGCGCGATGGTGGCATGAACTTCCACACCACCAACCTTCCGCTGCATGAAAATGGGATGACCATCCATGCCTGGTGTGGCGACGACGAAGTCTATACCAAAACTTATTACTCCATCGGCGGCGGCTTTATCGTCGACGAGGAAAACTTCGGCAAAGAAGCAGAATCCACGGTTCAGGTGCCTTACGCCTTCACCACTGCCGAAGAGCTGGTGAACCAGTGTAAAGAAAGCGGCCTGTCAATCAGCAGCCTGACCATGGCCAACCAGCGCGCCATGAACACGGAGCAGGAAATTCGCGATTACTTCGCCGGGATCTGGAAAACCATGACCGAGTGTATGGAGCGCGGCATGAACGAAGAAGGGATCCTGCCTGGTCCGCTTCGTGTTCCTCGCCGGGCCGCAGCCCTGCGCCAGCAACTAATCACCACCGAGAAGCTAACCAACGATCCGATGACCGTGGTGGACTGGGTGAACATGTACGCCTTTGCGGTCAACGAAGAAAACGCAGCCGGTGGCCGTGTGGTCACCGCGCCAACCAACGGTGCCTGCGGGATCATCCCGGCCGTTCTGGCTTACTACGACAAGTTTATCCAGCCGGTTGGCGAGAAAGAGTACACCCGTTACTTTGCCGCTTCCGGTGCGATCGGTGGCCTGTACAAGCGTAACGCGTCGATCTCTGGTGCCGAAGTGGGCTGCCAGGGTGAAGTGGGTGTAGCCTGTTCCATGGCTGCAGCCGGTCTGGCAGAGCTGATGGGCGGTAGCCCGGAGCAGGTGTGTATGGCAGCTGAGATTGCCATGGAGCACAACCTGGGACTGACCTGTGACCCGGTTGCCGGCCAGGTTCAGGTACCGTGTATCGAGCGTAACGGGATTGCCGCGGTAAAATCGATCAATGCCTCTCGCATGGCGCTGCGCCGCTCTTCTGATCCGCGCGTTTCACTGGACAAGGTCATTGAGACCATGCTGGAAACCGGTAAAGACATGAATGCCAAGTACCGTGAAACCTCTCAGGGTGGTCTGGCTATCAAGGTCATCTGCTAA
- a CDS encoding aspartate:alanine antiporter — protein sequence MNIDVAALLHQNDILLLFVVLAVGLSVGKLRIANMLIGNSIGVLLTALLFGNAGFTFDAEALNIGFMLFIFCVGIEAGPNFFGIFFRDGKHYLLLAMVVLLSAIAVTMLMSNILKLDLALATGLMAGSLTATPVLVGAKDALNSGLAGIDDSQLVQTMVDSLSVGYAMSYLVGLVSLILLAKLMPKLQKQNLAESSRQIARERGIGEVAQRKVYLPIIRAYRVGPELINWIDGRNLRELGIYRQTGCYIERIRRHGILANPDGDAILQEGDEIALVGYPDSHARLDPSFRHGKEVFDRDLLDLRVVEEEIVVKNDSIAGKKLSDLNLSEYGCFLNRVVRAQIEMPMDHDILLNKGDILQVSGEKSRVLGLAERIGFISVHSQIADLLAFCCFFIVGLLIGAISMTFGHIAFGLGSAAGLLLAGITLGFLRANHPTFGYVPQGALNMTKDLGLMVFMVGIGLSAGSNLFDSLAQIGLAVFVTSLLVSMVPVVLAYLFGAYILKMNRALLFGAIIGARTCAPAMDMINEHARSTIPALGYAGTYAIANVLLTVAGTLIIILS from the coding sequence GTGAACATTGATGTCGCTGCTTTACTCCACCAGAACGATATCCTGCTGCTTTTTGTTGTCCTCGCCGTCGGCCTCAGTGTCGGAAAACTCAGAATCGCCAATATGCTCATCGGCAATTCCATCGGGGTGCTGCTGACCGCACTGCTGTTTGGCAATGCCGGGTTTACCTTTGATGCCGAGGCCCTGAATATCGGCTTTATGCTATTCATCTTTTGTGTCGGAATTGAAGCCGGCCCCAACTTTTTCGGTATTTTCTTCCGCGACGGCAAGCACTACCTGCTACTGGCGATGGTGGTCTTGCTGTCCGCGATCGCCGTGACCATGCTGATGTCCAATATCCTGAAGCTGGATCTGGCGCTGGCCACCGGCTTAATGGCAGGCTCGCTCACCGCAACGCCGGTGCTAGTGGGTGCCAAAGACGCCCTCAACAGCGGCCTCGCCGGCATTGACGACAGCCAATTGGTGCAGACCATGGTCGACAGCCTGAGCGTCGGTTATGCCATGTCTTATCTGGTCGGGCTGGTCAGCCTGATCCTGCTGGCAAAGCTGATGCCGAAGTTGCAAAAACAAAACCTGGCCGAGTCCTCGCGCCAGATTGCCCGCGAACGCGGGATCGGCGAAGTCGCCCAGCGCAAAGTCTACCTGCCGATTATCCGGGCCTACCGTGTCGGCCCGGAGCTGATCAACTGGATTGACGGCCGCAACCTGCGCGAGCTAGGGATCTACCGCCAGACCGGCTGCTATATCGAACGGATCCGCCGCCATGGGATCCTCGCCAATCCGGATGGCGATGCCATCTTGCAGGAAGGCGATGAAATCGCCCTGGTAGGGTATCCCGACAGCCATGCGCGCCTGGATCCAAGCTTTCGTCATGGCAAGGAAGTGTTCGATCGCGACTTACTTGATCTGCGTGTGGTTGAAGAAGAGATCGTGGTCAAAAATGACAGCATCGCCGGGAAGAAACTCTCGGATCTGAACCTGTCCGAATACGGCTGTTTTCTCAACCGGGTGGTCCGGGCACAGATAGAAATGCCGATGGATCACGATATCTTGCTCAACAAAGGGGATATCCTCCAGGTCAGCGGCGAGAAAAGCCGGGTCCTGGGTCTGGCCGAGCGGATCGGATTTATCTCCGTTCACAGCCAGATCGCCGATCTGCTCGCCTTCTGCTGCTTCTTTATTGTCGGCCTGTTGATCGGCGCTATCAGCATGACCTTCGGCCATATTGCTTTTGGTCTCGGCAGTGCCGCGGGTCTGCTGCTGGCCGGGATCACCCTCGGTTTCCTGCGGGCCAACCACCCGACTTTCGGCTATGTGCCGCAGGGGGCGCTGAATATGACCAAAGATCTCGGCCTGATGGTGTTCATGGTCGGCATCGGCCTCAGTGCCGGCTCGAACCTGTTTGACTCCCTGGCCCAAATCGGTCTCGCCGTTTTCGTCACCAGCCTGCTGGTCAGTATGGTGCCGGTCGTCCTGGCCTATCTGTTCGGGGCCTATATTCTGAAAATGAACCGTGCCCTGCTGTTTGGTGCCATTATCGGCGCCCGGACCTGTGCCCCGGCTATGGACATGATTAACGAACATGCCCGTAGTACCATCCCGGCGCTGGGCTATGCCGGCACCTATGCCATTGCCAACGTCCTGTTGACCGTTGCCGGCACCCTCATCATCATCCTCAGCTAG
- a CDS encoding porin, whose protein sequence is MKHAALTTAILASLFSGAVSAATVYEDDAHKVDVKGRAVGMYYASDDDSEQGDQSYFRIGAAASTQVNEQLYGLMKYEIEFASESEDSFDTRLGYAGLGGDWGEVTYGRQYGAYTLVSDFTDVLYEFGADASGTGTDRFGTGKSTGVLKYTGEFNGLTLEAGYQLENDKVENTNGDDATSYGVAAKYALPMGINLGAAYNQGEGKDDSDDAKMTALSVAYDANNIYAAVLFTTGENWKEKDGSESNTDYDGYEAVLGYSFDNGFSLLGGYNFLEKDSNGTTEDKTDYYTVGAQYKFNKQLRTFAEYKIDNIDGNEDVLAVALRYDF, encoded by the coding sequence ATGAAACATGCAGCGCTAACTACTGCAATTCTGGCTTCACTATTTTCTGGTGCTGTCAGTGCCGCCACTGTGTATGAAGATGACGCCCATAAAGTGGATGTCAAAGGCCGCGCGGTTGGCATGTACTACGCCTCTGATGACGACAGCGAGCAAGGCGATCAGAGCTACTTCCGCATCGGCGCTGCAGCATCGACGCAGGTCAATGAGCAACTGTACGGCCTGATGAAATACGAAATCGAGTTTGCATCTGAGTCGGAAGACAGCTTCGACACGCGCCTGGGCTACGCCGGTCTGGGCGGTGACTGGGGTGAAGTCACCTACGGTCGCCAGTACGGTGCCTATACCCTGGTGTCTGATTTCACTGATGTTCTGTATGAATTCGGCGCCGATGCCAGCGGCACCGGGACCGATCGTTTCGGCACCGGCAAATCGACCGGCGTACTGAAATACACCGGCGAATTCAACGGCCTGACGCTGGAAGCCGGCTACCAGCTGGAAAATGACAAGGTTGAGAACACCAATGGCGATGATGCCACGTCTTATGGGGTTGCCGCCAAGTACGCCCTACCGATGGGGATCAACCTGGGTGCGGCTTACAACCAAGGTGAAGGCAAAGACGACTCCGATGATGCCAAGATGACGGCCCTGTCTGTCGCCTATGATGCCAACAACATCTATGCCGCCGTGCTGTTCACCACCGGTGAAAACTGGAAAGAGAAAGACGGCAGCGAAAGCAACACCGATTACGACGGCTACGAAGCGGTCCTGGGCTATAGCTTTGACAATGGCTTCTCGCTCCTGGGTGGTTACAACTTCCTAGAGAAAGATAGCAACGGCACGACCGAAGACAAAACCGACTACTACACAGTCGGCGCGCAATACAAGTTCAACAAACAACTGCGCACCTTTGCCGAGTACAAAATCGACAACATCGACGGCAACGAAGATGTGCTGGCGGTTGCCCTGCGCTACGATTTCTAA
- a CDS encoding GrxA family glutaredoxin, giving the protein MFVVIFGRPGCPYCVRAKDLADNLKAERDDFNYRYVDIHAEGISKADLEKTVGKPVETVPQIFIDQEHIGGCTDFEAYAKENLGLFQ; this is encoded by the coding sequence ATGTTCGTTGTTATTTTTGGCCGTCCTGGTTGCCCTTACTGTGTACGTGCAAAAGATCTGGCTGACAACCTGAAAGCCGAGCGCGACGATTTCAACTACCGTTACGTCGACATTCATGCTGAAGGCATCAGCAAAGCGGACCTGGAGAAAACCGTTGGTAAACCGGTTGAAACCGTACCGCAAATTTTCATCGACCAGGAACACATCGGTGGTTGCACCGACTTTGAAGCTTATGCCAAAGAAAATCTGGGTCTGTTTCAGTAA
- the nfsA gene encoding oxygen-insensitive NADPH nitroreductase, with product MNQTVETLLQHRSIRKFTQQPISEAQRTAILDCAIAASSSSFIQCVSVIRVTAPEKRALLAEYAGGQPYVASAAEFLVFCADFYRHQAIHPEAQLGFTEQTLIGAVDAALMAQNALTAAESMGLGGVFIGGIRNNPEQVSTLLSLPHHVIPLFGLCLGYPAQDPERKPRLPRDLIVHQDSYQPTLDTALLAQYDAQVREYYKTRTGGNKETSWTEQITATLSKEARPFMKEFINQKGFSTK from the coding sequence ATGAACCAGACCGTTGAAACGCTCCTGCAGCACCGCTCGATCCGCAAGTTCACCCAGCAGCCGATTTCAGAAGCGCAGCGAACAGCGATCCTGGATTGTGCGATTGCCGCATCCTCCTCCAGTTTTATTCAGTGTGTCAGCGTGATTCGGGTGACTGCGCCGGAGAAACGGGCGTTGCTGGCGGAATATGCGGGCGGTCAGCCGTATGTGGCTTCCGCGGCTGAGTTCCTGGTGTTCTGCGCTGATTTTTACCGGCATCAGGCCATTCATCCTGAGGCGCAGCTCGGTTTTACCGAGCAAACCCTGATCGGTGCGGTGGATGCGGCGTTGATGGCGCAAAACGCGCTGACGGCTGCGGAGTCAATGGGCTTGGGCGGGGTGTTCATCGGCGGGATCCGAAACAATCCGGAACAGGTATCAACATTATTATCATTACCGCATCATGTGATCCCGTTGTTTGGTTTATGCTTGGGCTATCCGGCGCAGGATCCGGAGCGCAAGCCGCGATTGCCGCGGGACTTGATTGTCCACCAAGACAGTTACCAACCCACATTGGATACCGCGTTGCTGGCGCAATATGATGCCCAAGTCCGCGAATACTACAAAACGCGAACCGGGGGCAATAAAGAAACATCCTGGACTGAGCAAATTACGGCGACCCTGAGTAAGGAAGCGCGTCCATTCATGAAGGAATTCATCAATCAGAAAGGCTTCAGCACGAAGTGA